The genomic stretch GCGCGCAAGGTACTCGACGTGCTGCTCGAGAAGTACGCCGACGAAGGCATCCGCGATATCGAGCAGATGGAGATCCTGCGCGTCGCGCCGCTGGACCAGTTCGGCTCGCCGGTCGAGATCGTTCAGGCCTTTGGCGGCAAACCTCAATATCAAGCAGCCCTCATCGAGCTTGAAAGATCGCTTTACTCGTAACGCATGAGAAGAGTCATCTGCATCGGTGCCGGCCAGCTGAGCACCAAGAAAGCGAACAATCGCATCAATCGACGCAACCAGTATCTGAACTACGGATTGCTGTCGCTTGCCTCAGTTCTGCGGCGAAGTGGTCTGACGCCTGTCGTCATTCATGGCCATTTTTCAAGCCCGACAGAAACACTGGAGACCGCGCGCAACTGCGGCCTTGCCGACAGCGATTTACCGATATTGCTCTCGGTCCCCAGCTTCTATGCCGTGGCTTGGGCCAGAGCCTTCATTCTCGAAGCAAAGGCACTTTCGCCATCGCGAAAGGTGATTGTTGGCGGTAGATGGGTCGTCGGCGACCAGCCTGAACTGCTAAAGGCAATCTTGCCGGAAGCAGATCTCGTCGTTCCGGGCTTAGCCGAAGAACGCATTGTGGAACTGATCACAGGCGCCAGATCCATTCGGTTCAGTCAATCACCGAGCGGCTCGAATAGCGCATCCGTCCTCGATTACAGCCTGCTCCATCGACGTGAGCGCTACCAACCCAGCATCGAAGTCGCCCGTGGCTGTGGCATGGGATGCAGCTTTTGCCAGGAGAGGGACGATAGGCTGCAGCCCCTGAAATCCCCGGACATCCTGGCAGAGGAGTTGCAATCAACACTGCTCGACGACGCTCTGATCGAGATGACGCCATATTTCGAAACGTCGATGTTCGTACCCAACGAACGCTGGGGCGATGGCCTTCGCGCAGCATTCGACCGCAGGGAGATGCGCGTCAAATGGCGCAGCGAAGCCCGGGTCGACACGCTCAAACCTTCCTTGATTCCCGCGCTGGCGGCAACCGGGTTATCCGTCATCGACCTTGGTTTGGAGAGCGCTTCGCCTGGACAACTGTTGCGCATGCGCAAGACGCGAGATCCGGCCAGGTACCTTGACCGGGCATCCCGACTGCTCAACGATTGCGCCGAAAACAAGGTCAAGGTGAAGGTGAACATCCTGCTGTACGCAGGTGAGAATGAAGACACGATTGCCGAAACACTCGACTGGCTCGACAGGCACCGTGAATGCATTTACGGCGTTTCCGTCAGTCCCGTCATCGTCTTCGGCTGGCCGCATGAAGCGGATGCCTACCTGAATTCGCTGGCACAGTACGGCGCGACAAGGGATCATTCGCCTTGTGCGGGTGTAACCCATATCAAGCTCAGTAAGCACGTGAATTTCGAAGATTCACTTGAACTTGCTCGGATGATCAGCCGACGATTCATGTCTGCAGACCGCTATTACGCACTCAAATCATTTTCGTACTTCCCCCGGGACTACCGTTTCAAGGATTTCCTTGCGGACATGGTGCATGAGGCTGACTCACACAGTTTCAGTACCGAGTGCCTTGGAGGATGTCCGAAGGAAGTCATGGGTCTGCCTTCCCATGCCTTGCATACCGACCCTATGGATTGCCAAGTTTCATGACCATCAGCACCACCTTCATCAAATCCATCCAGGACATCATGCGCCAGGATGCCGGCGTCGACGGCGACGCGCAGCGCATATCGCAGCTTTCCTGGCTGCTCTTTCTGAAGATCTTCGACGACCAGGAAACCGAACTCGAAATCCTGCGCGACAGCTACAGGTCACCCATTCCAGAACACCTGCGCTGGCGCCATTGGGCCGCCGACAGCGAGGGCGTGACCGGCGAGGAATTGCAGGACTTCGTCAACAACACGCTTTTTCAAAAGCTCAAGAACCTCAGCGCCGACCCGGTGCGCAACCCGCGCGGCTACGTCGTCCAGCAGGTGTTCGAAGACGCCTTCAACTACATGAAGTCCGGCCATCTGCTGCGCCAGGTGGTGAACAAGATCAACGAGATCGACTTCAACAACCGTAGCGACCGCCACCTCTTCAACGACCTCTACGAAAAGATCCTCAAGGACTTGCAGAGCGCCGGCAACGCGGGCGAGTTCTACACGCCGCGCGCCGTCACCCAGTTCATGGTCGATCAAGTCAATCCGCGGCTCGGCGAAAAGATCCTCGACCCCGCCTGCGGCACTGGCGGCTTTCTCGCCTGCACCCTCGAACACCTGAAAGATCAGCGCAAGAGCGTCGAGGACGACGTGCTGCTGCAAGCCGCGATCCACGGCGTGGAAAAGAAGCAGATGCCACATCTGCTATGCACCACAAACATGTTGCTGCACGGCATCGAGGTGCCCAGCCAGATTCGGCACGACAACACCCTGTCGCGCCCGCTGGTCGATTACGGCCCGCGCGACCAGGTTGACGTCATCCTTACCAACCCGCCATTTGGCGGCACCGAGGAGCCAGGCACCGAAGCCAACTTCCCGGCGGACGTGCGCACCAAGGAAACCGCCGACCTCTTCCTGGTGCTGATCATCGAACTCCTGAAGCACAACGGCCGCGCCGCCGTCGTCCTGCCTGACGGCACGCTGTTCGGCGAAGGCGTCAAGACTCGCATCAAGGAAAAGCTGCTCTCCGAGTGCAATCTGCACACCATCGTCCGCCTGCCCAACGGCGTTTTCGCACCCTACACAGGCATCAAGACCAATCTGCTGTTCTTCACCAAGGGCGCACCGACCGGGGAAGTCTGGTACTACGAGCATCCCTATCCGGCCGGCTACAAGAGCTATTCCAAGACCAAGCCCATCCGTATCGAGGAATTCGCCGCCGAAAAAGCCTGGTGGGGCGACGAGGCCGACGGCTTCAAGGCCCGCGTCGAGAACGAATACGCGTGGAAGGTGGACATCACCACGCTCAAAGCCGCCAACTACAACCTCGACCAGAAGAACCCGCACAGCCCCGACGCCATCGCCCACGATCCGGACGCGCTTCTGGCCGAATACGGCAGGTTGACCGCAGAAGCGCAGCAACTGCGCGACCGGCTCAAGGCCATCCTCGCACAATCGCTGACGGGGCAGGCATGAGCGCAACACTGGAAGCCCGCGAACCCGTCGCCCGCTACCTCGCCACGCCGCCGCTGCTCCAGCACTTCGACCGCGTCGCCCAGGCCCCCGGCGGCGTCGCCCGCCTGCGCGAACTGATCCTGACCCTGGCCGTGCAGGGCAAGCTGGTCCCGCAAGACCCGGCGGACGAACCGGCAAGCCAACTGCTGGAACGAATCAGTGCCGAGAAGGCGCAGCTGGTCAGGGAATGGAAGATCAGGAAGGAGAAGCCGCTGGCGGCGATAGCTGAGGAGGAGAAACCATTTTCATTGCCGGCGGGGTGGGAGTGGGCAAGATTCGGCGAGCTGATCCTATCCAGCGATGCCGGCTGGAGTCCGAGTTGCGAATCAACTCCACGCGAGGGCAATGCATGGGGGGTTCTCAAGGTAAGCGCAGTTTCATGGGGGGAGTTCCGCCCTGAGGAAAACAAAGCCTTACCAGCAACTCTACTGCCGAAGCCGGAATGCGAGGTCAAGTCAGGAGACTTTCTGCTTTCTCGCGCCAACACCGACGAGTTAGTGGCACGTAGCGTTGTCGCTTGGGAACCGCCAAGCCGATTGATGATGAGCGACAAGCTGATTCGCCTGCGTCTCTCCTGTCATGTCGACAAAGCACTTTACTGTGAGATCAACAATTCCAAGCCGTCCCGAGAGCATTACATTGCCAATGCCTCTGGTACGAGTAGTTCAATGAAGAATGTTTCAAGGCAGGTGGTGCTGAGACTCGTGGTTCCCGTTCCACCTGCCGCCGAACAATCCCGCATCGTCGCCCGCGTCGAGGAATTGATGGCCCTGTGCGATACGCTGGAGGAAACGGGGCGACTAGCGGCGGTGCAGCATGAGCGCCTGGCCGGTGCCTTGTTCGACGCACTGGCCAACAGCGCCACGGCGGAAGAGGCCGCTGCGAACTGGCAACGCATCGCGCCCCACTTCGACCTGCTGCTCGACCGGACTTCTACGGTCGACCGCCTGAAACAGACAATTTTGCAACTCGCCGTCCGCGGCCGCCTCGTCCCGCAAAACCCTGCCGACGAACCCGCCAGCGCCCTGCTGCAAAAAATCCGCAACCAAAAAGAGCGCCTCATTGCCACCGGCCAACTTAAACGCGATAAGCCGCTGCCACCGATCAGCGAAGAGGAAAAGCCATTCGAATTGCCGGAGGGATGGGAGTGGGTAGCCTTGAGAGACCTCCTTCCAGAGTTCCAAAACGGAGCCTCTAGTCGCGGCGACACTGGCGGCAGTCCAATCACGGTGCTGCGACTGGCCGACATAAAGAATCGTCGTATCAGCCTTAGCAGGATGTTGATTTAATAGGTTTTCCAGCATCCATGCGGGTTGTGAGGCTGATATAATTACATCTGCATTAAGAAACTGATTATTCTCATGCGCGGCATCGACCATAAACAGAACGCCCTGTTCAGCTACGTCAATATCGAAGACCGCATTGACCGGGATCATCCGTTGCGCCGGATCAAAACGCTGGCCGATATGGTTCTGCGCACGATGTCGCCGCAATTCGATGCGTTGTATGCCGATGGTGGCCGCCCGTCGATTGCACCGGAACGCTTGTTGCGGGCGTCGCTGTTGCAATGTCTGTTTTCGATTCGCTCGGAGCGTGCGCTGGTCGAGCATATCGATTTCAACATGATGTTCCGGTGGTTCGTCGGCATGACGCTGGACGAGCCGGTCTGGGATCACTCGACGTTCAGCGCCAATCGCGAGCGGCTCCTCAAGGAGAGCGTGATGCGCGAGTTCTTCGGTGGCGTGGTGGCGATCGCCGAATGGGCCGAGCTGGTGTCGGACGAGCATTTCAGTGTCGACGGCTCGCTGTTGCGGGCGTGGGCCTCGCACAAGAGCATGATGGCCCGGGACGGCTCCGACGAGCCGCCCGGACCGGATCAGGGACGCAACCCCGAGGTGGACTTTCGCGGCAAGAAGCGCTCGAACAAGACGCACGTCTCGCGCACCGACCCGCAGGCCCTGCTCGCCAGCAAGGGCGGCGGCGTGGCGTACCTGAGCTACACCACGCATGCGTTGGCCGAGAATCGTCACGGTCTGATCGTCGATGTCCACACTACGACCGCCACCGGAACCGCTGAGCGTGAGGCGGCGTTGGTGATGGCCAGGCGCAGCATCAAGCCCGGCAATTCGGCGCACAAGCCGACGCTGGCGGCCGACCGGGGGTACGACACCGCCGAGTTCATCGCCGCGCTCGAGCCGCTGGGCATTGCCCCGCATGTCGCGGCCAAGGTCAAGGGCAGCGCCGTGCCCAATGAGGTGAAGTCGTCCCCCGGTTACGCGGTCAGCCTGCGCCGACGCAAGATGATCGAAGAGGCCTTTGGCTGGGCGAAGGATATCGGCACGCTGCGCCATGCGATGGCGCGTGGGCTGGATCGAATCCGTGCGCATGCGTTGCTCAATTTCTCGGCTTATAACCTGACGAGATTGGGCAATCTGCTGGCGCCGTAATTCGCGGGCGCCCTGGCGCCCTGCGGATGGGAAACGTTGTAGTCGAAAAACCATGTCTTTGCGGCGACAGGAGCGCTGCTGATTTGCGGTAGCACAATCGACGGAAAAGTCAGCTTGAATCGGCATGATCACGGGGAAAGCGGGCGATTTTCAAAGTCGATTTTTCCCAGGGGACTGGAAACCGAAGGTGAACCCGAGATTTTCAACACCCTGTTAGCGATACGCGTGAAATTCCAATCAACGAGCGGGATGCAAAAAAATATGGCCTCCAAAAAGGAGACATTCTGATCGTGCGAGTCAACGGCAGCGCCGACATAGTCGGCCAGTTCATTCTAAATGACGTTGAACCTGCAGCAATTTACTGTGACCATTTCATCCGCATGCGCATTGACCAAGGAGTGATTACACCCCGCTTTCTCTCCTTGTTCAGTGAGAGTGATATCGCCAGATCGAGAATACAAAGCCTGTTTATAACAACGGCAGGACAAAAAACGGTGAATCAGGGTCACATTGGATCGCTTTTGCTACCTCTTCCCCCTATCCCCGAACAATCCCGAATCGTCTCCCGCGTCGCCGAACTACGCGCTCTCTGCGCCCAACTACGCGAGCGCCTCGCCGCCTCCGCCCGGACCCAGTCCCGGCTGGCCGAGGCCTTGGTCGACGACCTCGGGTAATCGATCGCGATGGCCTACGAAAAGCCCTGGTCGAGCTACGAGTCGCAACTCGATCAACTGATCGCGCGCGGCATGGTGGTGACCGACCGGGCGCGGGCCCTCGATTACCTGGAACGGATTGGCTATTACCGGCTGAGCGGCTACTGGTTCGCCTTTCGCGAGCGTTCAGAAGCCTGCTGTCCGCTCGACCCGGGCCGCTTCGGCAAACCCCGCAAGGTCCGCGTCGACCGCCTGGCGCTCGATGTATTCAAACCCGGCACCTGTTTCCAGCACGCGGTCGAACTGTACGTGTTCGACAAGAAGCTGCGCCTGCTGGCGCTGGACGCGCTGGAGCGCATCGAGATCGCGCTGCGAGTCGACATCGCCCATCCTCTCGGCGAGAAGGATCGCTTCGCCTACCTGAATCCGGATCTGTTTTTTCCCGGTTTCAGCAAGACGCTGGACAAGCAATCGGGCCTGACCAGACACCACGAATGGCTGGCCAAGCATGCCGGCCTGATCGGGCGCTCGAAGGAGGATTTCATCCGCCACAACCGGGAAAAGTACGGCTTGCCGCTGGCCATCTGGGTGGTTTGCGAAATCTGGGATTTCGGTACGCTCTCGACGCTGTTCGCCGGGATGAGGGAAGCGGATCAGGATGCCATTGCCAGCAAGTACGGGATCGCCAACGGCCGCCTGTTCGCCTCCTGGCTGCGCAGCCTGAACTATCTCCGCAATGTCTGCGCCCACCACAGCCGCCTGTGGAACCGGAACATCGTCGATCAGCCCAAGCTGCCGGCGGCGGAAGAGCTGCCGTGGACCGCGCCTTTCATCGACAACGCGCATCGTCTGGCACGGCCGTTTCTGCTGTTCTGCATTGCCCGGCATCTGCTCGACCGGATCAATCCGACCTCCAGCTGGGGTCGCCGATTCCAGGCCTTGCTGGCGGAATTCCCCAGCCAGTCGGGTCTGAGTCTGGAAGGCATGGGCATGCCGGCCGAAGACTGGGCGTCAGAACTGTGGCCGAAAAATGACGGGCAATAAAAAACCCCCCAGCGATCTCGTCACCGAAGTGACTCAATCGAGGGGGGCCGTGTTGTTAGCAATTTTCCGGGTCCGGGAAAGCACTGTCAAGAAATCGTTTTGATATTCGACTGCAAAAAATCACCTGAAAACTGAACCATGAAAAGCGCCCTCTTCGTCGATTTAGACAACGTTTACTCCGGCCTGCGCCGTCTCGATCAAAGGGGTCAGAGTCGTTTGATCGCTTCGTTTCGTCTTAGCTCACCGCGCGCTTGAAGATCCAGTTTCGGTTGGTATTGCTGTCCGGCGCCTGCATCAGCTCCCAGCCTTGCGCGCCGAGCTTGTTCAGTTCCGCCAGCACGACCTCCGTATAGGCCCGCAGGCGGTCTTTTTCGCGGCTGCCGTGGGCGCGGGCGACGTCTTCGGCGATCTGGTGGATGTCGCTGCGGATCTGGTACTCAAAGCATTGCATGAGGTGCTCGATAGGGTGAAGAGGTGCGCATGGCAGGACGCCAGCACATGGGCCACAATAACATCCAACTCCTGCACCGGCCGCCCACATGCGCATCCATTTCACCATCCTGCCGGAAGAAGTCGACATTACCGCCATCCGCGCCCAGGGCTCGGGTGGGCAGAACGTCAACAAGGTGTCGAACGCGGTGCATCTGCGCTTCGACATCGCGGCATCCTCGCTGCCCGAGGCGATCCGCGAACGCCTGCTGCGACTTGGCGATCAGCGCATCAGCAAGGACGGCGTGATCATCATCAAGGCGCAGGCCTTTCGCAGTCTGGAAAAGAATCGCGCCGAGGCAATCCGCCGTCTGGAAGAACTCATCGAGAGCGCGGCCACGGTGCAAAAGACACGCAGACCAACGCGCCCCACGCGGGGGTCGGTTACGCGCCGGCTTGAAGGCAAGACCCGGCGCGCCGCGGTCAAGGCCGGACGAGGAAGGGTCGGCGAGTAGCATCCCTCGGCAACCCTGTCATAATGGAGGGGCTGCACGAGCGGGCAAGGCTCTGCCTGACCACCGAATCAGCGCATCATGTCTCCCCGCGCAAGGCGCGAACGCATGACCGCCAATGGCATCACCCACAACGGTGCCCTCGTGGAGGACAAGCCTCCGACCGGCGTCATCCGGCTGCGCCCATTTATTTGTGCCGCTCCCCTCGGAAACGGAAGCATCAAGCAACCGTTTCTCCTTTCTTCACCCGCGTTCGATTCTGCCCTTTGGGGCAATCAGAGGAGGCCACTTGGCCAAGCCAAATTACCAGTTCGAAAAACGCCAGCGAGACCTGGCAAAGAAGCGCAAGCAGGAAGAAAAACGCGTCCAGAAACTCGCTGCCAAGGCGGCGGGCGGCAGCGACAATGCCGACGCTGAGCCTGAAGCGGAAACTGCAGATACTGCAGAAAGCAACACCCCGCCGCTGGCCTGAGGCCTGAGGCGGTCAAGCGCAGCGACGGCCGCGCGGGATGTTGCGCCACCACCCTCAGTGGCTGGCGAAAACCTCGTGACTGCCGTCGCTGCCGAAACTGACGACCTTGTAACGATCGGCCGGATACGGCCCTTCCATGCCCGGCGAGCCCATCGGCATGCCCGGCGCCGAGATACCGACGATCTTCGGCTGTTCGGTCAGCATCCGCTTCACATCTGCAGCCGGCACATGACCTTCGACCACATAGCCGCCCACCTTGGCGGTGTGGCACGAGCCGAGCGCCTGCGGTACGCCGGCGCTGCGCTTCACCTCGCTCATCTGCGCCGAGGCGACCTCTTTCACCTTGAAGCCGTTTTCACGCATGTGTTCGGCCCATTTGCCGCAACAGCCGCAATTCGGATCCTTGTACATTGTCACCTCCTCGCCTGCGGCCAGTGCAGGCGAGACCGATACGACCGCGACCAGCGCGGTGGCGAGTGCGAGTCGGTGCGGAAGACGGAATCGTGTGGAATGCTGGTTCATGAAACCTCCTTGGGACAGTTTGATATCCGGGCCAATCAGGAAAAAGACGCCAGGGGCAGGACAATCTCGAAGACCGTGCGCCCCGCGTCCGACACTGCGCTCACGCGCCCGCCGTGGGCCTCGACGATCGAGCGGGTTATGGCCAACCCCAGTCCGGCGCCCTCGCCATGCCGGTGACGCTCCGGCCCTGCGCGGTGAAAGCGTTCAAAGATCCGGCCAAGCTGCTCGGGGGCGATGCTGTCGCCGGCGTTGCACACCCGCAGCACGGCCTCGCCCTTCGACACCGAAATATCGATGTTCACCCTTGTTCCGCGCGACGCGTGCCTGAGGGCATTCGACAGCAGGTTTGAAACCGCGCGCCGCAACATCAGTCGGTCGCCGCTGACCCGTGCTTCTCCGTTGACCTCGACACGCACGCCCTGTTCCGCTGCGAGCGCATCGTAGAACTCTGCCAGCGCGCGCGCCTCGTCGGCCAGCGACACCCTCTCGGCGGGGCGCGGCAGGTGTCCGTTCTCGGTCTGCGCCAGAAACAGCATGTCGCTCACCATGCGCGCGATGCGTTCGTACTCCTCCAGATTGGAACCCAGCACCTCGCGGTACTCTTCCACGCTGCGCGCGCGCGACAGCGCGACGGCCGTCTGCGTCATCAGGTTGGAAACCGGCGTGCGCAGCTCATGCGCAATATCAGCGGAGAAATCGGCAAGACGCTGGAAGGACTGTTCCAGGCGCTCGAACATGCCATTGAGCGCCTCCACCAGTTCGCGCACTTCGGCAGGCGCGTCCCCCTCGATCAGGCGTTCGCCGAGACGCTCGACCGATTGCCGCCTTGCCACCGCCGTCACACGACGCAGGGGTGCCAGGCCTCTGTGTGCGACCAGCCAACCGAGCAATGCCGCCACCAGGGTCGCCACCGCGATGCCGACCCACATCCGCATGCGCACTTCGTCGAGGAAGCGGGTGTGGTGAGAGATATCCAGACCAAGCAGCACCCGGACCGGACGCGAGGAAAGCGGCATCTCCAGCACCGCCTCGCGCCCCACGAACTCACGCCCGCCCAGCCGCCACGCGCCGCTGCCATTGGCGAGAGCCTCGCCTGCGAGTTGGGCAGGGGCAAACTGCGATGCGTTGAGCGCGTAGATCACGCTGCCCTCGTCATCGCGCATCAACAGCGAGACCCCGTCATGACCGGTGAAGGCATCGTCCAGCGCCTGCGGAAGCGCCTCCAGCTCCGCAGCGGAACCAACCCGCTGCAACAGCTTGGCGATCAGGCTGAACTTGCCCGACAGTTCGTGCTCGTCCAGCTCGCGAAAGTGATCTTCTGCAGCACGCCCGAGCACGACCCCGACGGCGATCAGCAGGCAGGCGGTGAGCACAGCAAAGAGCAATCCCAGGCGTGCAGTCAGCGACATCGGAACGCGCACGCTCAACTCTCCCCGGTCGCTTCGAGCACGTAGCCCATACCGCGCACGGTGCGGATCAGGCGCGGCTCGAAGGGCTCGTCCACCTTGGCGCGCAGCCGCCGCACCGCCACCTCGATCACATTGGTATCGCTGTCGAAATTCATGTCCCACACCTGGGATGCAATCAGCGAGCGCGGCAGCACTTCACCTTGGCGCCGCAGCAGCAGTTCGAGCAGCGCGAACTCTTTTGCGGTGAGGTCGATGCGAACCCCCGCGCGGGTCACCCGACGGCGCATGAGGTCGAGCTCCAGGTCGGCAGCGCGCATGACCTCGGGCTCCTTGGCCTTGCCTCGCCGCAACAGGGTGCGCACGCGGGCGAGCAGTTCGGAAAAGGCAAAGGGCTTCACCAGGTAATCATCGGCACCGAGCTCCAGCCCGCGCACCCTGTCCTCGACCTGATCGCGCGCGGTGAGGAAGAGCACCGGCATCTCGTGCCCCTGCCGGCGCACGGTCTGCAGCACGCCCCAGCCATCGAGCGAGGGCAGCATGACGTCGAGCACAACAAGGTCGTAAGTTCCGTCCAGCGCCAGATGCAGGCCATCGAGCCCGTCGCGCGCGAGATCGACCACGAAGCCGGCCTCGGACAGGCCCTGGCGCAGGTAGTCGCCGGTTTTGGGTTCGTCCTCGACGATCAGGATCTTCACGACGTGCTCATCTCGAATGCGGTGTCCGCCATATTGTGCACGCTGCCGCCCAGCGTCGAGCCAGGATTACAAAGATGTAATGTCCGCGTCAGCTTTCTGTCCGTCACCGGCGGGCAAGATTGCGTGGCTCAAGTTGGCACGTATCTTCGTTGCCCCGCTTACATCCAAAACTGACGACCCATGATCTCTTGCGCCCTCAATGACAGGTTCGACGCAATTTCCGTTCGGCCCGGGCACGAACGGAGGCAGCCATGACCAGTCGCCGCCGCTTTATCGCTGCCGGTATCGCCAGCGGCTTGCTTGGCTTCACCTCCCTGGCGCGTGCCCATGGCGACGCTGCCCACACTGGCAAGGCAAAGACACCCGATGCCGCCGAGCAGCAGGCGTGGGGAATTGCCGGCGCACCCGACAAGGCGCACCGCACGATCCGCATCGAGATGAGCGACGACATGCGCTTCACCCCGGACCGTATCGCGGTGAGGCTCGGCGAAACCATCCGCTTCGAGCACCACAACACGGGCGCAGTACTGCACGAGATGGTCATCGGCACGCCGGAAACACTCACCGAGCACGCGGCCCTGATGATGCGTTTTCCAGACATGGTGCATGACGAACCGTGGATGGCACACGTGCCGGCCGGCAGGAAGGCGGAGATGATCTGGACCTTCAACCGCGCAGGGGAATTCGAGTTTGCCTGCCTGATGCCGGGCCACTATCAGGCCGGCATGAAAGGCACGCTCATCGTCAGGTGAGAAAGAACAGCAGGTTCGCACCGGAGCAACGCATTCAAGGCAGTCCACTCACTCAT from Parazoarcus communis encodes the following:
- a CDS encoding B12-binding domain-containing radical SAM protein, with the protein product MRRVICIGAGQLSTKKANNRINRRNQYLNYGLLSLASVLRRSGLTPVVIHGHFSSPTETLETARNCGLADSDLPILLSVPSFYAVAWARAFILEAKALSPSRKVIVGGRWVVGDQPELLKAILPEADLVVPGLAEERIVELITGARSIRFSQSPSGSNSASVLDYSLLHRRERYQPSIEVARGCGMGCSFCQERDDRLQPLKSPDILAEELQSTLLDDALIEMTPYFETSMFVPNERWGDGLRAAFDRREMRVKWRSEARVDTLKPSLIPALAATGLSVIDLGLESASPGQLLRMRKTRDPARYLDRASRLLNDCAENKVKVKVNILLYAGENEDTIAETLDWLDRHRECIYGVSVSPVIVFGWPHEADAYLNSLAQYGATRDHSPCAGVTHIKLSKHVNFEDSLELARMISRRFMSADRYYALKSFSYFPRDYRFKDFLADMVHEADSHSFSTECLGGCPKEVMGLPSHALHTDPMDCQVS
- a CDS encoding type I restriction-modification system subunit M, translating into MTISTTFIKSIQDIMRQDAGVDGDAQRISQLSWLLFLKIFDDQETELEILRDSYRSPIPEHLRWRHWAADSEGVTGEELQDFVNNTLFQKLKNLSADPVRNPRGYVVQQVFEDAFNYMKSGHLLRQVVNKINEIDFNNRSDRHLFNDLYEKILKDLQSAGNAGEFYTPRAVTQFMVDQVNPRLGEKILDPACGTGGFLACTLEHLKDQRKSVEDDVLLQAAIHGVEKKQMPHLLCTTNMLLHGIEVPSQIRHDNTLSRPLVDYGPRDQVDVILTNPPFGGTEEPGTEANFPADVRTKETADLFLVLIIELLKHNGRAAVVLPDGTLFGEGVKTRIKEKLLSECNLHTIVRLPNGVFAPYTGIKTNLLFFTKGAPTGEVWYYEHPYPAGYKSYSKTKPIRIEEFAAEKAWWGDEADGFKARVENEYAWKVDITTLKAANYNLDQKNPHSPDAIAHDPDALLAEYGRLTAEAQQLRDRLKAILAQSLTGQA
- a CDS encoding IS5 family transposase encodes the protein MRGIDHKQNALFSYVNIEDRIDRDHPLRRIKTLADMVLRTMSPQFDALYADGGRPSIAPERLLRASLLQCLFSIRSERALVEHIDFNMMFRWFVGMTLDEPVWDHSTFSANRERLLKESVMREFFGGVVAIAEWAELVSDEHFSVDGSLLRAWASHKSMMARDGSDEPPGPDQGRNPEVDFRGKKRSNKTHVSRTDPQALLASKGGGVAYLSYTTHALAENRHGLIVDVHTTTATGTAEREAALVMARRSIKPGNSAHKPTLAADRGYDTAEFIAALEPLGIAPHVAAKVKGSAVPNEVKSSPGYAVSLRRRKMIEEAFGWAKDIGTLRHAMARGLDRIRAHALLNFSAYNLTRLGNLLAP
- a CDS encoding Abi family protein, with the protein product MAYEKPWSSYESQLDQLIARGMVVTDRARALDYLERIGYYRLSGYWFAFRERSEACCPLDPGRFGKPRKVRVDRLALDVFKPGTCFQHAVELYVFDKKLRLLALDALERIEIALRVDIAHPLGEKDRFAYLNPDLFFPGFSKTLDKQSGLTRHHEWLAKHAGLIGRSKEDFIRHNREKYGLPLAIWVVCEIWDFGTLSTLFAGMREADQDAIASKYGIANGRLFASWLRSLNYLRNVCAHHSRLWNRNIVDQPKLPAAEELPWTAPFIDNAHRLARPFLLFCIARHLLDRINPTSSWGRRFQALLAEFPSQSGLSLEGMGMPAEDWASELWPKNDGQ
- the arfB gene encoding alternative ribosome rescue aminoacyl-tRNA hydrolase ArfB; translation: MRIHFTILPEEVDITAIRAQGSGGQNVNKVSNAVHLRFDIAASSLPEAIRERLLRLGDQRISKDGVIIIKAQAFRSLEKNRAEAIRRLEELIESAATVQKTRRPTRPTRGSVTRRLEGKTRRAAVKAGRGRVGE
- a CDS encoding DUF411 domain-containing protein translates to MNQHSTRFRLPHRLALATALVAVVSVSPALAAGEEVTMYKDPNCGCCGKWAEHMRENGFKVKEVASAQMSEVKRSAGVPQALGSCHTAKVGGYVVEGHVPAADVKRMLTEQPKIVGISAPGMPMGSPGMEGPYPADRYKVVSFGSDGSHEVFASH
- a CDS encoding heavy metal sensor histidine kinase — protein: MRVPMSLTARLGLLFAVLTACLLIAVGVVLGRAAEDHFRELDEHELSGKFSLIAKLLQRVGSAAELEALPQALDDAFTGHDGVSLLMRDDEGSVIYALNASQFAPAQLAGEALANGSGAWRLGGREFVGREAVLEMPLSSRPVRVLLGLDISHHTRFLDEVRMRMWVGIAVATLVAALLGWLVAHRGLAPLRRVTAVARRQSVERLGERLIEGDAPAEVRELVEALNGMFERLEQSFQRLADFSADIAHELRTPVSNLMTQTAVALSRARSVEEYREVLGSNLEEYERIARMVSDMLFLAQTENGHLPRPAERVSLADEARALAEFYDALAAEQGVRVEVNGEARVSGDRLMLRRAVSNLLSNALRHASRGTRVNIDISVSKGEAVLRVCNAGDSIAPEQLGRIFERFHRAGPERHRHGEGAGLGLAITRSIVEAHGGRVSAVSDAGRTVFEIVLPLASFS
- a CDS encoding heavy metal response regulator transcription factor, whose amino-acid sequence is MKILIVEDEPKTGDYLRQGLSEAGFVVDLARDGLDGLHLALDGTYDLVVLDVMLPSLDGWGVLQTVRRQGHEMPVLFLTARDQVEDRVRGLELGADDYLVKPFAFSELLARVRTLLRRGKAKEPEVMRAADLELDLMRRRVTRAGVRIDLTAKEFALLELLLRRQGEVLPRSLIASQVWDMNFDSDTNVIEVAVRRLRAKVDEPFEPRLIRTVRGMGYVLEATGES
- a CDS encoding cupredoxin domain-containing protein; translation: MTSRRRFIAAGIASGLLGFTSLARAHGDAAHTGKAKTPDAAEQQAWGIAGAPDKAHRTIRIEMSDDMRFTPDRIAVRLGETIRFEHHNTGAVLHEMVIGTPETLTEHAALMMRFPDMVHDEPWMAHVPAGRKAEMIWTFNRAGEFEFACLMPGHYQAGMKGTLIVR